AGTGCATGGTCATATAAAAACCTTGTAATTTCCCTTGCCTTCATTTGGACTTCACTGACATGCTCGAGCGCTGCTATTTTCTCAAGCAGAAGGTTGATGCAATGGTCAGCACATAGTGTGAAGAAAAAACAATCATATTTATTTAGCACATACTGCCGTGCCATCTGCATATGGGGTGACACGTCATTCATGACAATCTGAACAATGTTATGAGCACCAACATCTTCAACCACGCGAGAAAGCATTGATTCTAGCTCATCAAAGTCCTCAGTGATTTCAGAGACGTCAATGGATCTCAGGAACAGCGTACCTTTGCTGCAGTGCACCAGGACACTTACGAAGCTTTTGGTACACTTGCTCTTCCAACTATGCACAATTACAGTGCAGCCACTTGTTTGCCACTCTTGCTTGAGTTCCTTTGCGCGGTTCTCAGTTTCTCTTAGTTGCTCCTGCAGAACAGCTTCGTACGTAGGCATTACAGGCCCAGGCCCATGGGAAAACACAACCATCTCCTTCAAAGATGATGAATGGAGAACACCAGGCTCAGGTGCAGCTTCGGAGAAGAACTTGCCTATTGACTTTGCCAACTGAGAATCGAAGTAATCACTTGTCTCAACCTTGGGTTTCGGTTGACAAGAACTATATGTGATTTCCTTGGCCTGCGTCAGATCCGGTTGATAATGAACAAAGCAGCGGTTGTTATTGGACACAGTTGGTTGTAGCTGTGGTTGCTGGACTTGAGGAGATTGAAGGGCTGGGTTTGTGTGAGGAACCTCATCATGTTCTTGCTTCAGTCTCTTCGTCTTTCCGAGCATCTGATCTTTCTTGCGATCCACAAGTGAACTCCTTAAGCTTGTCCTGACACTGTCCGGTACTAGGTTGCATGGACGAACATTGCCCCTGAAGCCTGCTAAATGTTCCTCTAGACGGCTGTAACTACAAACCACCTCACCGCAGTAATTGCAGCTCATTCTGCTGCCTTCCTCATCAATGGTTTTGCCATGCCTTTCTTTTCCATGATTACTTGTCTGAGGACCTTGTGCGGAAAAAACCTGAAGAAAAGCAATGGGAGATACTTAGGTAGTGCAAAAATTAAAATGTCAAATTCCCAAAACATGAGTGCAACTTTTCACCAATGATGAGATTTCATCTGCTTCCTGTTAATGACAGCACATAATGTACTGCTATTGATGAATTTACCACATGTGAACAGAGAAGACTGTGATCCAACTAAACACTGTTAAACTAGTGTCACTGGGTGAAACAGTTTGTTCTGTATTTTTTTCCGATAAAGAACAGTTTGTCTGTATAACTCTTCAAGAAGAGCACAGAGAGGCGTGGTCAATGGCTCATAGTATATTTACCAACAGACTGGAGGCATGAGCTTGTTTACAAATTACAAGTTCAGGGCAACAAATCTCTGGGCACCCATGCAATGAATTAACAACAACTTCGACAGGGCAGTCAACAATTGGCCATTTTCACCATGGTACACTCCAGAAACATGTAACTGTAACTAGATTAGACAGTTGTTCGTCACAAACAGACTAAAATTCGATGCTTACAATCCTGAAGGATTCGAATGAACCATACGAAATATAGTTCGGTGCAAGTAAAAGGTTAACTATTTCGGTACTATCCCACAGGACAATTGGAGTAATATTTACTTTTTCAAAGATCAGTGATATGGTATAAACATAAGACTGCGTGATGATCTTACCCCCTCTGAGACCAATGGCGAGCAGCGACTCTTTTTTCCCGATACTAAATTCCGACAAAATCATAGCGCCCCCCCTCAAAGTTTTAGCAATTCCTTCGAATCGGCTTCAACGCCTTTCGAAATCCAACATGACGCTACCCAACTCCCAAAATCAGACAAAACCTAAAGCGGAGAAAGGGGGATTCTTCCTCGGCAGAAAGCCCTGAACAGCATCGCGGGTCACAGCCCACTGCTTATTTCCCTCTCACCGGCTTCATTCCAGAACAGAAGATCGTGAGGAATTTCAATTACTTACCATTTTTGTCCCCTCCGGCGCGAGAACAAGGACGGGTTCGCAGcaggccgccgccgcgccgcgcaGCACCTCGACCTGCCTCCGAGGCGCTGGGGGTGTCGTCGACGGAGTAGCCTGGGTTTGACGGCGATGAGCCCGATCTCGCGCCCCGCCTCCTCTCCTTGCTGCGCTGCGCGTCGTGGTCTCTGCTGCGCTCTGGCTTTTGCTTTTATGATCAGCGGGTGgcagagaggagggaggaggcggcgagggCGAGGAGGGAACTCGGGTTTTTGGGGAGAGATGGAAAAGACTATGACTGTATGCCGTTTCTGGAAACTGACGAGACGACGCGTTTCAATCGCTGGACATTCACTGGTGGGTGCGTGGGTGGGTGGGCAACAAATTTTGTTTTTCTCGTACATACATATATATgtagcaaaatgagtgaatctatactctaaaatatgtctatatacatctgtatgtggtagccAATTTTAAATctctaaaaaagacttatatttaggaatagtgGGAGTACATTCATCCTTATCAAAACACGCATGGAAATCTTACTCGTATGAGCACCTAATTATCGGAAACGTCGCCTCCCACCTAACGCAAATCACCGGAAGGT
This sequence is a window from Aegilops tauschii subsp. strangulata cultivar AL8/78 chromosome 7, Aet v6.0, whole genome shotgun sequence. Protein-coding genes within it:
- the LOC120968091 gene encoding uncharacterized protein codes for the protein MSCNYCGEVVCSYSRLEEHLAGFRGNVRPCNLVPDSVRTSLRSSLVDRKKDQMLGKTKRLKQEHDEVPHTNPALQSPQVQQPQLQPTVSNNNRCFVHYQPDLTQAKEITYSSCQPKPKVETSDYFDSQLAKSIGKFFSEAAPEPGVLHSSSLKEMVVFSHGPGPVMPTYEAVLQEQLRETENRAKELKQEWQTSGCTVIVHSWKSKCTKSFVSVLVHCSKGTLFLRSIDVSEITEDFDELESMLSRVVEDVGAHNIVQIVMNDVSPHMQMARQYVLNKYDCFFFTLCADHCINLLLEKIAALEHVSEVQMKAREITRFLYDHALPMKLKGRYVQEEILSSSYLKFVAMFITLERLVSARVDLVQMLNSPKWISSGWACLDLFKRIQSIVKTDDEFWHAAAKVIKVTHPLVSVLYKLEYDICPMGILYEAMDRAKEEISLNIGDESDFYWCMIDRIWDDYLHSPLHAAGQMLNPRIFYTAGFKPDTEISSGIAACTIQLGKAHYNARKASAQLKVYEKKLGYFDTDPAMQQIMELPQVQWWSTHGARVPDLQTLARRVLSQTCFGATRYNIDCSLSEKLHAEWDEMTLLEQERFQQKEYVHYNSVLARASPLLHGSSLKQHNRVTLVLTGSGRRNKPLGRH